The following proteins are co-located in the Carassius gibelio isolate Cgi1373 ecotype wild population from Czech Republic chromosome A9, carGib1.2-hapl.c, whole genome shotgun sequence genome:
- the LOC128019742 gene encoding zona pellucida sperm-binding protein 4-like isoform X7: MDGSWCLVQILLVCAFCHAVPHWSKSLQDVQSLMTQQFPLQKPVQQPSNQQFPVQKPVQQPTYHQFPLQKPVQQPSNQQFLVQKPVQQPSNQQVPQQFPLQKPVQQPTYQQFPLQKPVQQPKLQFPLQKPVVQRDPIDKCAVADSEQIQCGLPGISGAECEAINCCFNAQQCYYGRAVTVQCIRDGQFVVVVSRDVTLPRLSLDSVHLLGGNDPPCAPVGSTPSFAIYQFPVTACGTSVMEDGGYVVYENRMTSSYEVGIGPYGSITRDSHFEFLFQCRYSETSVEALVVEVNSVPPPLPVAAPGPLRVELRLANGQCVTKGCAEGDEAYTSYYSDADYPITKVLREPVYVEVHIMERTDPNIVLMLGRCWTTSTPSPLSLPQWDLLINGCPYQDDRYLTTLVPVTGSSGLQFPTHYRRFVVKMFTFVDPASLAALQETIFIHCSTEVCHPSSGSCEQSCTRKRRDTRIKAVSGEQTVVSSGAVTLVM, translated from the exons ATGGATGGAAGTTGGTGTTTGGTTCAGATTTTGCTGGTTtgtgctttctgtcatgctgttccACACTGGAGTAAATCGCTTCAGGATGTTCAATCTCTGATGacccagcagtttccgcttcagaagccagttcaacaaccaagtaaccagcagtttccggttcagaagccagttcaacaaccAACTTACCaccagtttccgcttcagaagccagttcaacaaccAAGTAACCAGCAGTTTCTggttcagaagccagttcaacaaccAAGTAACCAGCAGGTTCCTCAGCAGTtcccgcttcagaagccagttcaacaaccaacttaccagcagtttccgcttcagaagccggtTCAACAACCTAAactacagtttccgcttcagaagccagtagtGCAGAGAGATCCTATTGATAAATGtgctgtagctgattctgagcagatccaatgtggtctacctggcatcagtggtgctgagtgtgaagctatcaactgctgctttaacgCACAGCAGTGTTACTATGGGAGAGCGG TAACTGTCCAGTGTATTcgagatggtcagtttgtggtagtggtgtctagagacgttactctgcctcgactgagtctggattcggttcatctactgggtggaaacgacccaccttgtgctcctgtggggtcCACACCTTCTTTTGCCatataccagttccctgtgaccgcatgtggcacgagtgtgatg GAGGATGGCggatatgtggtgtatgaaaaccgaatgacctcttcctatgaagtggggattggaccatatggttccatcacaagggacagtcattttga GTTCCTCTTCCAGTGTAGATACTCTGAaacttctgtggaagctctggttgtggaggtcaactcCGTTCCTCCACctctaccagtagctgctcctgggcctctcagggtggagctcagactggccaatggccaatgtgtcaccaaaggctgtgctgaag GTgatgaggcctacacgtcctactacagtgatgctgattatcccatcacaaaagtcctgcgagagcctgtgtatgttgaggtgcacattatggagaggactgaccccaacattgtcctgatgctgggacgttgttggactacttcaacccccagtccactcagtctcccccagtgggaccttctgatcAATGG atgcccttaccaggacgaccgttatctgaccacactggttccagtgactggatcATCTGGTCTTCAGTTTCCAACCCACTATAGGCGttttgttgtgaagatgttcacatttgtagacccagcctcactggctgctctgcaggaaacc atcttcatccattgcagtacagaggtgtgccatccatcatctggctcttgtgagcaaagctgcaccaggaaac GAAGAGATACTCgtatcaaggctgtctctggggagcagactgtggtttctagtggagcagttactctggtcatgtaa
- the LOC128019742 gene encoding zona pellucida sperm-binding protein 4-like isoform X6, with product MDGSWCLVQILLVCAFCHAVPHWSKSLQDVQSLMTQQFPLQKPVQQPSNQQFPVQKPVQQPTYHQFPLQKPVQQPSNQQFLVQKPVQQPSNQQVPQQFPLQKPVQQPTYQQFPLQKPVQQPKPQFPLQKPVVQTDPIDKCAVADSEQIQCGLPGISGAECEAINCCFNAQQCYYGRAVTVQCIRDGQFVVVVSRDVTLPRLSLDSVHLLGGNDPPCAPVGSTPSFAIYQFPVTACGTSVMEDGGYVVYENRMTSSYEVGIGPYGSITRDSHFEFLFQCRYSETSVEALVVEVNSVPPPLPVAAPGPLRVELRLANGQCVTKGCAEGDEAYTSYYSDADYPITKVLREPVYVEVHIMERTDPNIVLMLGRCWTTSTPSPLSLPQWDLLINGCPYQDDRYLTTLVPVTGSSGLQFPTHYRRFVVKMFTFVDPASLAALQETIFIHCSTEVCHPSSGSCEQSCTRKRRDTRIKAVSGEQTVVSSGAVTLVM from the exons ATGGATGGAAGTTGGTGTTTGGTTCAGATTTTGCTGGTTtgtgctttctgtcatgctgttccACACTGGAGTAAATCGCTTCAGGATGTTCAATCTCTGATGacccagcagtttccgcttcagaagccagttcaacaaccaagtaaccagcagtttccggttcagaagccagttcaacaaccAACTTACCaccagtttccgcttcagaagccagttcaacaaccAAGTAACCAGCAGTTTCTggttcagaagccagttcaacaaccAAGTAACCAGCAGGTTCCTCAGCAGTtcccgcttcagaagccagttcaacaaccaacttaccagcagtttccgcttcagaagccggtTCAACAAC CTAAAccacagtttccgcttcagaagccagtagtGCAGACAGATCCTATTGATAAATGtgctgtagctgattctgagcagatccaatgtggtctacctggcatcagtggtgctgagtgtgaagctatcaactgctgctttaacgCACAGCAGTGTTACTATGGGAGAGCGG TAACTGTCCAGTGTATTcgagatggtcagtttgtggtagtggtATCTAGAGACGTTACtctgcctcgactgagtctggattcggttcatctactgggtggaaacgacccaccttgtgctcctgtggggtcCACACCTTCTTTTGCCatataccagttccctgtgaccgcatgtggcacgagtgtgatg GAGGACGGCggatatgtggtgtatgaaaaccgaatgacctcttcctatgaagtggggattggaccatatggttccatcacaagggacagtcattttga GTTCCTCTTCCAGTGTAGATACTCTGAaacttctgtggaagctctggttgtggaggtcaactcCGTTCCTCCACctctaccagtagctgctccagGGCCTCTCCgggtggagctcagactggccaatggccaatgtgtcaccaaaggatgtgctgaag GTgatgaggcctacacgtcctactacagtgatgctgattatcccatcacaaaagtcctgcgagagcctgtgtatgttgaggtgcacattatggagaggactgaccccaacattgtcctgatgctgggacgttgttggactacttcaacccccagtccactcagtctcccccagtgggaccttctgatcAATGG atgcccttaccaggacgaccgttatctgaccacactggttccagtgactggatcATCTGGTCTTCAGTTTCCAACCCACTATAGGCGttttgttgtgaagatgttcacatttgtagacccagcctcactggctgctctgcaggaaacc atcttcatccattgcagtacagaggtgtgccatccatcatctggctcttgtgagcaaagctgcaccaggaaac GAAGAGATACTCgtatcaaggctgtctctggggagcagactgtggtttctagtggagcagttactctggtcatgtaa
- the LOC128019742 gene encoding zona pellucida sperm-binding protein 4-like isoform X5 has protein sequence MDGSWCLVQILLVCAFCHAVPHWSKSLQDVQSLMTQQFPLQKPVQQPSNQQFPVQKPVQQPTYHQFPLQKPVQQPSNQQFLVQKPVQQPSNQQVPQQFPLQKPVQQPTYQQFPLQKPVQQPKLQFPLQKPVVQRDPIDKCAVADSEQIQCGLPGISGAECEAINCCFNAQQCYYGRAVTVQCIRDGQFVVVVSRDVTLPRLSLDSVHLLGGNDPPCAPVGSTPSFAIYQFPVTACGTSVMEDGGYVVYENRMTSSYEVGIGPYGSITRDSHFEFLFQCRYSETSVEALVVEVNSVPPPLPVAAPGPLRVELRLANGQCVTKGCAEGDEAYTSYYSDADYPITKVLREPVYVEVHIMERTDPNIVLMLGRCWTTSTPSPLSLPQWDLLINGCPYQDDRYLTTLVPVTGSSGLQFPTHYRRFVVKMFTFVDPASLAALQETIFIHCSTEVCHPSSGSCEQSCTRKRRDTRIKAVSGEQTVVSSGAVTLVM, from the exons ATGGATGGAAGTTGGTGTTTGGTTCAGATTTTGCTGGTTtgtgctttctgtcatgctgttccACACTGGAGTAAATCGCTTCAGGATGTTCAATCTCTGATGacccagcagtttccgcttcagaagccagttcaacaaccaagtaaccagcagtttccggttcagaagccagttcaacaaccAACTTACCaccagtttccgcttcagaagccagttcaacaaccAAGTAACCAGCAGTTTCTggttcagaagccagttcaacaaccAAGTAACCAGCAGGTTCCTCAGCAGTtcccgcttcagaagccagttcaacaaccaacttaccagcagtttccgcttcagaagccggtTCAACAACCTAAactacagtttccgcttcagaagccagtagtGCAGAGAGATCCTATTGATAAATGtgctgtagctgattctgagcagatccaatgtggtctacctggcatcagtggtgctgagtgtgaagctatcaactgctgctttaacgCACAGCAGTGTTACTATGGGAGAGCGG TAACTGTCCAGTGTATTcgagatggtcagtttgtggtagtggtATCTAGAGACGTTACtctgcctcgactgagtctggattcggttcatctactgggtggaaacgacccaccttgtgctcctgtggggtcCACACCTTCTTTTGCCatataccagttccctgtgaccgcatgtggcacgagtgtgatg GAGGACGGCggatatgtggtgtatgaaaaccgaatgacctcttcctatgaagtggggattggaccatatggttccatcacaagggacagtcattttga GTTCCTCTTCCAGTGTAGATACTCTGAaacttctgtggaagctctggttgtggaggtcaactcCGTTCCTCCACctctaccagtagctgctccagGGCCTCTCCgggtggagctcagactggccaatggccaatgtgtcaccaaaggatgtgctgaag GTgatgaggcctacacgtcctactacagtgatgctgattatcccatcacaaaagtcctgcgagagcctgtgtatgttgaggtgcacattatggagaggactgaccccaacattgtcctgatgctgggacgttgttggactacttcaacccccagtccactcagtctcccccagtgggaccttctgatcAATGG atgcccttaccaggacgaccgttatctgaccacactggttccagtgactggatcATCTGGTCTTCAGTTTCCAACCCACTATAGGCGttttgttgtgaagatgttcacatttgtagacccagcctcactggctgctctgcaggaaacc atcttcatccattgcagtacagaggtgtgccatccatcatctggctcttgtgagcaaagctgcaccaggaaac GAAGAGATACTCgtatcaaggctgtctctggggagcagactgtggtttctagtggagcagttactctggtcatgtaa
- the LOC128019742 gene encoding zona pellucida sperm-binding protein 4-like isoform X9, whose translation MDGSWCLVQILLVCAFCHAVPHWSKSLQDVQSLMTQQFPLQKPVQQPSNQQFPVQKPVQQPTYHQFPLQKPVQQPSNQQFLVQKPVQQPSNQQVPQQFPLQKPVQQPTYQQFPLQKPVQQPKLQFPLQKPDVQSLMTQQFPLQKPVQQPSNQQVPQQFPLQKPVQQPSNQQFLVQKPVQQPTYQQFPLQKPVQQPKPQFPLQKPVQQPKPQFPLQKPVVQTDPIDKCAVADSEQIQCGLPGISGAECEAINCCFNAQQCYYGRAVTVQCIRDGQFVVVVSRDVTLPRLSLDSVHLLGGNDPPCAPVGSTPSFAIYQFPVTACGTSVMEDGGYVVYENRMTSSYEVGIGPYGSITRDSHFEFLFQCRYSETSVEALVVEVNSVPPPLPVAAPGPLRVELRLANGQCVTKGCAEGDEAYTSYYSDADYPITKVLREPVYVEVHIMERTDPNIVLMLGRCWTTSTPSPLSLPQWDLLINGCPYQDDRYLTTLVPVTGSSGLQFPTHYRRFVVKMFTFVDPASLAALQETIFIHCSTEVCHPSSGSCEQSCTRKRRDTRIKAVSGEQTVVSSGAVTLVM comes from the exons ATGGATGGAAGTTGGTGTTTGGTTCAGATTTTGCTGGTTtgtgctttctgtcatgctgttccACACTGGAGTAAATCGCTTCAGGATGTTCAATCTCTGATGacccagcagtttccgcttcagaagccagttcaacaaccaagtaaccagcagtttccggttcagaagccagttcaacaaccAACTTACCaccagtttccgcttcagaagccagttcaacaaccAAGTAACCAGCAGTTTCTggttcagaagccagttcaacaaccAAGTAACCAGCAGGTTCCTCAGCAGTtcccgcttcagaagccagttcaacaaccaacttaccagcagtttccgcttcagaagccggtTCAACAACCTAAactacagtttccgcttcagaagcca GATGTTCAATCTCTGATGacccagcagtttccgcttcagaagccagttcaacaaccAAGTAACCAGCAGGTTccccagcagtttccgcttcagaagccagttcaacaaccAAGTAACCAGCAGTTTCTGGTTCAGAAGCCGGTTCAACAACCAACttaccagcagtttccgcttcagaagccagttcagcAACCTAAACctcagtttccgcttcagaagccagttcagcAACCTAAAccacagtttccgcttcagaagccagtagtGCAGACAGATCCTATTGATAAATGtgctgtagctgattctgagcagatccaatgtggtctacctggcatcagtggtgctgagtgtgaagctatcaactgctgctttaacgCACAGCAGTGTTACTATGGGAGAGCGG TAACTGTCCAGTGTATTcgagatggtcagtttgtggtagtggtATCTAGAGACGTTACtctgcctcgactgagtctggattcggttcatctactgggtggaaacgacccaccttgtgctcctgtggggtcCACACCTTCTTTTGCCatataccagttccctgtgaccgcatgtggcacgagtgtgatg GAGGACGGCggatatgtggtgtatgaaaaccgaatgacctcttcctatgaagtggggattggaccatatggttccatcacaagggacagtcattttga GTTCCTCTTCCAGTGTAGATACTCTGAaacttctgtggaagctctggttgtggaggtcaactcCGTTCCTCCACctctaccagtagctgctccagGGCCTCTCCgggtggagctcagactggccaatggccaatgtgtcaccaaaggatgtgctgaag GTgatgaggcctacacgtcctactacagtgatgctgattatcccatcacaaaagtcctgcgagagcctgtgtatgttgaggtgcacattatggagaggactgaccccaacattgtcctgatgctgggacgttgttggactacttcaacccccagtccactcagtctcccccagtgggaccttctgatcAATGG atgcccttaccaggacgaccgttatctgaccacactggttccagtgactggatcATCTGGTCTTCAGTTTCCAACCCACTATAGGCGttttgttgtgaagatgttcacatttgtagacccagcctcactggctgctctgcaggaaacc atcttcatccattgcagtacagaggtgtgccatccatcatctggctcttgtgagcaaagctgcaccaggaaac GAAGAGATACTCgtatcaaggctgtctctggggagcagactgtggtttctagtggagcagttactctggtcatgtaa
- the LOC128019742 gene encoding zona pellucida sperm-binding protein 4-like isoform X3: MDGSWCLVQILLVCAFCHAVPHWSKSLQDVQSLMTQQFPLQKPVQQPSNQQFPVQKPVQQPTYHQFPLQKPVQQPSNQQFLVQKPVQQPSNQQVPQQFPLQKPVQQPTYQQFPLQKPVQQPKLQFPLQKPVVQRDPIDKCAVADSEQIQCGLPGISGAECEAINCCFNAQQCYYGRAVTVQCIRDGQFVVVVSRDVTLPRLSLDSVHLLGGNDPPCAPVGSTPSFAIYQFPVTACGTSVMEDGGYVVYENRMTSSYEVGIGPYGSITRDSHFEFLFQCRYSETSVEALVVEVNSVPPPLPVAAPGPLRVELRLANGQCVTKGCAEGDEAYTSYYSDADYPITKVLREPVYVEVHIMERTDPNIVLMLGRCWTTSTPSPLSLPQWDLLINGCPYQDDRYLTTLVPVTGSSGLQFPTHYRRFVVKMFTFVDPASLAALQETIFIHCSTEVCHPSSGSCEQSCTRKRRDTRIKAVSGEQTVVSSGAVTLVM; this comes from the exons ATGGATGGAAGTTGGTGTTTGGTTCAGATTTTGCTGGTTtgtgctttctgtcatgctgttccACACTGGAGTAAATCGCTTCAGGATGTTCAATCTCTGATGacccagcagtttccgcttcagaagccagttcaacaaccaagtaaccagcagtttccggttcagaagccagttcaacaaccAACTTACCaccagtttccgcttcagaagccagttcaacaaccAAGTAACCAGCAGTTTCTggttcagaagccagttcaacaaccAAGTAACCAGCAGGTTCCTCAGCAGTtcccgcttcagaagccagttcaacaaccaacttaccagcagtttccgcttcagaagccggtTCAACAACCTAAactacagtttccgcttcagaagccagtagtGCAGAGAGATCCTATTGATAAATGtgctgtagctgattctgagcagatccaatgtggtctacctggcatcagtggtgctgagtgtgaagctatcaactgctgctttaacgCACAGCAGTGTTACTATGGGAGAGCGG TAACTGTCCAGTGTATTcgagatggtcagtttgtggtagtggtgtctagagacgttactctgcctcgactgagtctggattcggttcatctactgggtggaaacgacccaccttgtgctcctgtggggtcCACACCTTCTTTTGCCatataccagttccctgtgaccgcatgtggcacgagtgtgatg GAGGATGGCggatatgtggtgtatgaaaaccgaatgacctcttcctatgaagtggggattggaccatatggttccatcacaagggacagtcattttga GTTCCTCTTCCAGTGTAGATACTCTGAaacttctgtggaagctctggttgtggaggtcaactcCGTTCCTCCACctctaccagtagctgctccagGGCCTCTCCgggtggagctcagactggccaatggccaatgtgtcaccaaaggatgtgctgaag GTgatgaggcctacacgtcctactacagtgatgctgattatcccatcacaaaagtcctgcgagagcctgtgtatgttgaggtgcacattatggagaggactgaccccaacattgtcctgatgctgggacgttgttggactacttcaacccccagtccactcagtctcccccagtgggaccttctgatcAATGG atgcccttaccaggacgaccgttatctgaccacactggttccagtgactggatcATCTGGTCTTCAGTTTCCAACCCACTATAGGCGttttgttgtgaagatgttcacatttgtagacccagcctcactggctgctctgcaggaaacc atcttcatccattgcagtacagaggtgtgccatccatcatctggctcttgtgagcaaagctgcaccaggaaac GAAGAGATACTCgtatcaaggctgtctctggggagcagactgtggtttctagtggagcagttactctggtcatgtaa
- the LOC128019742 gene encoding zona pellucida sperm-binding protein 4-like isoform X4, with product MDGSWCLVQILLVCAFCHAVPHWSKSLQDVQSLMTQQFPLQKPVQQPSNQQFPVQKPVQQPTYHQFPLQKPVQQPSNQQFLVQKPVQQPSNQQVPQQFPLQKPVQQPTYQQFPLQKPVQQPKLQFPLQKPVVQRDPIDKCAVADSEQIQCGLPGISGAECEAINCCFNAQQCYYGRAVTVQCIRDGQFVVVVSRDVTLPRLSLDSVHLLGGNDPPCAPVGSTPSFAIYQFPVTACGTSVMEDGGYVVYENRMTSSYEVGIGPYGSITRDSHFEFLFQCRYSETSVEALVVEVNSVPPPLPVAAPGPLRVELRLANGQCVTKGCAEGDEAYTSYYSDADYPITKVLREPVYVEVHIMERTDPNIVLMLGRCWTTSTPSPLSLPQWDLLINGCPYQDDRYLTTLVPVTGSSGLQFPTHYRRFVVKMFTFVDPASLAALQETIFIHCSTEVCHPSSGSCEQSCTRKRRDTRIKAVSGEQTVVSSGAVTLVM from the exons ATGGATGGAAGTTGGTGTTTGGTTCAGATTTTGCTGGTTtgtgctttctgtcatgctgttccACACTGGAGTAAATCGCTTCAGGATGTTCAATCTCTGATGacccagcagtttccgcttcagaagccagttcaacaaccaagtaaccagcagtttccggttcagaagccagttcaacaaccAACTTACCaccagtttccgcttcagaagccagttcaacaaccAAGTAACCAGCAGTTTCTggttcagaagccagttcaacaaccAAGTAACCAGCAGGTTCCTCAGCAGTtcccgcttcagaagccagttcaacaaccaacttaccagcagtttccgcttcagaagccggtTCAACAACCTAAactacagtttccgcttcagaagccagtagtGCAGAGAGATCCTATTGATAAATGtgctgtagctgattctgagcagatccaatgtggtctacctggcatcagtggtgctgagtgtgaagctatcaactgctgctttaacgCACAGCAGTGTTACTATGGGAGAGCGG TAACTGTCCAGTGTATTcgagatggtcagtttgtggtagtggtgtctagagacgttactctgcctcgactgagtctggattcggttcatctactgggtggaaacgacccaccttgtgctcctgtggggtcCACACCTTCTTTTGCCatataccagttccctgtgaccgcatgtggcacgagtgtgatg GAGGACGGCggatatgtggtgtatgaaaaccgaatgacctcttcctatgaagtggggattggaccatatggttccatcacaagggacagtcattttga GTTCCTCTTCCAGTGTAGATACTCTGAaacttctgtggaagctctggttgtggaggtcaactcCGTTCCTCCACctctaccagtagctgctccagGGCCTCTCCgggtggagctcagactggccaatggccaatgtgtcaccaaaggatgtgctgaag GTgatgaggcctacacgtcctactacagtgatgctgattatcccatcacaaaagtcctgcgagagcctgtgtatgttgaggtgcacattatggagaggactgaccccaacattgtcctgatgctgggacgttgttggactacttcaacccccagtccactcagtctcccccagtgggaccttctgatcAATGG atgcccttaccaggacgaccgttatctgaccacactggttccagtgactggatcATCTGGTCTTCAGTTTCCAACCCACTATAGGCGttttgttgtgaagatgttcacatttgtagacccagcctcactggctgctctgcaggaaacc atcttcatccattgcagtacagaggtgtgccatccatcatctggctcttgtgagcaaagctgcaccaggaaac GAAGAGATACTCgtatcaaggctgtctctggggagcagactgtggtttctagtggagcagttactctggtcatgtaa
- the LOC128019742 gene encoding zona pellucida sperm-binding protein 4-like isoform X1: MDGSWCLVQILLVCAFCHAVPHWSKSLQDVQSLMTQQFPLQKPVQQPSNQQFPVQKPVQQPTYHQFPLQKPVQQPSNQQFLVQKPVQQPSNQQVPQQFPLQKPVQQPTYQQFPLQKPVQQPKPQFPLQKPVQQPKPQFPLQKPVVQTDPIDKCAVADSEQIQCGLPGISGAECEAINCCFNAQQCYYGRAVTVQCIRDGQFVVVVSRDVTLPRLSLDSVHLLGGNDPPCAPVGSTPSFAIYQFPVTACGTSVMEDGGYVVYENRMTSSYEVGIGPYGSITRDSHFEFLFQCRYSETSVEALVVEVNSVPPPLPVAAPGPLRVELRLANGQCVTKGCAEGDEAYTSYYSDADYPITKVLREPVYVEVHIMERTDPNIVLMLGRCWTTSTPSPLSLPQWDLLINGCPYQDDRYLTTLVPVTGSSGLQFPTHYRRFVVKMFTFVDPASLAALQETIFIHCSTEVCHPSSGSCEQSCTRKRRDTRIKAVSGEQTVVSSGAVTLVM, encoded by the exons ATGGATGGAAGTTGGTGTTTGGTTCAGATTTTGCTGGTTtgtgctttctgtcatgctgttccACACTGGAGTAAATCGCTTCAGGATGTTCAATCTCTGATGacccagcagtttccgcttcagaagccagttcaacaaccaagtaaccagcagtttccggttcagaagccagttcaacaaccAACTTACCaccagtttccgcttcagaagccagttcaacaaccAAGTAACCAGCAGTTTCTggttcagaagccagttcaacaaccAAGTAACCAGCAGGTTCCTCAGCAGTtcccgcttcagaagccagttcaacaaccaacttaccagcagtttccgcttcagaagccggtTCAACAAC CTAAACctcagtttccgcttcagaagccagttcagcAACCTAAAccacagtttccgcttcagaagccagtagtGCAGACAGATCCTATTGATAAATGtgctgtagctgattctgagcagatccaatgtggtctacctggcatcagtggtgctgagtgtgaagctatcaactgctgctttaacgCACAGCAGTGTTACTATGGGAGAGCGG TAACTGTCCAGTGTATTcgagatggtcagtttgtggtagtggtATCTAGAGACGTTACtctgcctcgactgagtctggattcggttcatctactgggtggaaacgacccaccttgtgctcctgtggggtcCACACCTTCTTTTGCCatataccagttccctgtgaccgcatgtggcacgagtgtgatg GAGGACGGCggatatgtggtgtatgaaaaccgaatgacctcttcctatgaagtggggattggaccatatggttccatcacaagggacagtcattttga GTTCCTCTTCCAGTGTAGATACTCTGAaacttctgtggaagctctggttgtggaggtcaactcCGTTCCTCCACctctaccagtagctgctccagGGCCTCTCCgggtggagctcagactggccaatggccaatgtgtcaccaaaggatgtgctgaag GTgatgaggcctacacgtcctactacagtgatgctgattatcccatcacaaaagtcctgcgagagcctgtgtatgttgaggtgcacattatggagaggactgaccccaacattgtcctgatgctgggacgttgttggactacttcaacccccagtccactcagtctcccccagtgggaccttctgatcAATGG atgcccttaccaggacgaccgttatctgaccacactggttccagtgactggatcATCTGGTCTTCAGTTTCCAACCCACTATAGGCGttttgttgtgaagatgttcacatttgtagacccagcctcactggctgctctgcaggaaacc atcttcatccattgcagtacagaggtgtgccatccatcatctggctcttgtgagcaaagctgcaccaggaaac GAAGAGATACTCgtatcaaggctgtctctggggagcagactgtggtttctagtggagcagttactctggtcatgtaa